One genomic region from Corvus hawaiiensis isolate bCorHaw1 chromosome 28, bCorHaw1.pri.cur, whole genome shotgun sequence encodes:
- the POLRMT gene encoding DNA-directed RNA polymerase, mitochondrial: protein MSLLRLRAVLRGPGGLRGPVIPWRITRSYSSASTKEKANRNGTCERTELLEVLKARAKQLQGSSVPEVMVNKVELAPLDNDKYQEAVAPSPKEKPPIPRARDDGLAQSSTWAKKLQKEMYIRQLKVEQELPSAASQLALEGQVKLEVEAEARAKAKIMNSPKIPMTKAAAAWSQSSGGPHSKPRVVEAKEGAQLKRPQRMPRDNSNQQVLQQTIQSNLECFLFLQQPEQAEQYLLLCHSSPVKRKVLDVGAYNTVMRIWARKGCLNRIDRLFSMLEPTGLRPNLDSYAVALECMGRNQSPPKAIWRYLQHLNSNGFHVDELFQKCLFEADEKEMVLWAIRTVQPSYQLPPPPSPQICKSSLLQDFYSRETMVSYPKLDFSVKELQECFQQQLEMELKNTITIESVEAAKPLTPQAVKARELLATLRSQWHNAILQALQNSKRSMARPKKLSKYSVLYPYLCLLPDEEYVDIMLQVLNDLSPQGESLAILARELGSKVYDRYIIQRKLRSCQLEKVQEIYEKYIQLLAKDSQPKQYLPREYWEKLVAEAGFGPSLNLKNCSWPCVLLMRLGMHMLELLVKSVKVPRNILNRRLESRPIPVLYHVYSFYSNWQVGLVKPHPIFSQLVANAAETTLTFNSSAMPMLCPPLPWTSPRFGAFVLNDTKLMRFMDETIHHQLLLEQCPLVNLHPVLDALNQLGNCAWKINQPVLDIIISIFNDKGDEKLDIPPPLSEAPKPPTAPGHSSTWSKSLKHELFLCKKKTAEMHSLRMDALYKLSIANYVRDKVFWFPHNMDFRGRTYPCPPYFNHLGNDVTRAILLFAEGRPLGPRGLDWLKIHLINLTGLKKKNALQERLEYANEIMEDILDSADHPLTGRKWWMDTDEPWQTLACCMEIAKASRSPDPAAYVSHFPVHQDGSCNGLQHYAALGRDLSGAASVNLVPCGLPQDVYSAVAQQVEEFRKKDAERGLKIAQVLQGFISRKVVKQTVMTVVYGVTRYGGRLQIEKRLKEIEEFPEEYLWEASHYLVKQVFNSIKEMFSATRNIQNWLTESAKLIAQSGRTVEWVTPLGLPIIQPYYRSRSTVLNCGMQRLSVKNSNSSQKPDTVKQKNAFPPNFIHSLDSTHMMLTALHCLRKGLTFVSVHDCYWTHALTVDVMNQVCRQQFVALHSEKILQDLSQFMLEKYCSSSSSSTEPIAHWQKRLMEQLSNVPRTGEFNLKQVMDSTYFFS, encoded by the exons ATGTCGCTGCTGCGGCTGCGGGCGGTGCTGAGGGGCCCGGGCGGGCTGAGGGGGCCCG TGATCCCGTGGAGAATCACCAGGAGCTACTCCTCTGCCAGTACCAAGGAGAAGGCAAACAGAAATGGCACTTGTGagaggacagagctgctggaag TGCTCAAAGCTCGAGCAAAGCAGCTCCAAGGCAGTAGCGTCCCGGAGGTGATGGTCAACAAAGTGGAACTGGCCCCACTGGACAATGACAAGTACCAGGAGGCTGTGGCTCCTAGCCCCAAGGAGAAgccccccattcccagggcaCGGGATGATGGCCTGGCCCAGTCCAGCACCTGGGCCAAAAAGTTGCAGAAGGAGATGTACATCCGACAGCTGAAGGTGGAGCAAGAATTGCCCAGTGCTGCCTCCCAGCTGGCTCTGGAGGGCCAGGTCAAGCTAGAGGTCGAGGCAGAGGCCAGAGCCAAAGCAAAAATCATGAACAGCCCAAAGATCCCAATGACGAAAGCAGCCGCTGCCTGGAGCCAGAGCTCTGGTGGCCCCCACAGCAAGCCCAGGGTAGTGGAAGCGAAGGAAGGTGCACAGCTGAAGAGGCCTCAGAGGATGCCAAGGGACAACAGTAACCAACAGGTCCTGCAGCagaccatccagtccaacctggAGTGCttcctgttcctgcagcagccgGAGCAGGCCGAGCAGTAcctcctgctgtgccacagctctCCCGTGAAGAGGAAGGTGCTGGACGTTGGTGCCTACAACACTGTGATGCGCATCTGGGCCAGGAAG GGCTGCTTGAATCGCATTGACCGATTGTTTTCCATGCTGGAGCCCACCGGCCTCCGGCCCAACTTGGACTCTTACGCGGTGGCCCTGGAGTGCATGGGCCGGAACCAGTCGCCTCCCAAAGCCATCTGGAG ATACCTGCAGCATCTGAACAGCAATGGCTTCCACGTGGATGAGCTCTTCCAAAAGTGCCTGTTTGAGGCAGATGAGAAGGAGATGGTGCTGTGGGCCATTAGGACTGTGCAGCCCAGCTACCAGCTGCCTCCTCCACCCAGCCCCCAGATCTGCAAGTCTTCTCTGCTCCAGGACTTCTATTCCAGA GAGACGATGGTGTCGTACCCCaagctggatttctctgtgAAGGAGTTGCAGGagtgcttccagcagcagctggagatggagCTGAAGAACACCATAACCATTGAGTCAGTGGAGGCAGCCAAGCCCCTGACCCCGCAGGCTGTCAAAGCG CGTGAGCTGCTGGCCACCCTCCGCTCCCAGTGGCACAATGCCATCCTCCAGGCCCTGCAGAATTCCAAGCGCAGCATGGCCAGGCCCAAGAAGCTGTCCAAGTACAGCGTCCTCTACCCCTacctgtgcctgctgccagaTGAGGAGTATGTGGACATCATGCTGCAG gtCCTCAATGATCTGTCTCCACAAGGTGAGTCCCTGGCAATCCTGGCCAGAGAACTGGGCTCCAAGGTCTATGACAGGTACATCATCCAGAGGAAGCTGCgcagctgccagctggagaaGGTGCAGGAGATCTATGAGAAGTACATCCAGCTGCTGGCAAAGGACAGCCAG CCTAAACAGTACTTGCCACGGGAATACTGGGAGAAGCTGGTGGCAGAAGCAGGCTTTGGGCCCTCCCTTAACTTGAAGAACTGCAGCTGGCCCTGCGTGCTCCTCATGCGCCTGGGCATGCACATGCTGGAGCTCCTGGTGAAGTCAGTCAAGGTGCCCAGGAACATCCTCAATCGTCGCCTGGAGTCCAGGCCTATTCCTGTCCTCTACCACGTCTACTCCTTCTACAGCAACTGGCAG gtcGGGCTGGTAAAGCCCCATCCCATCTTCTCCCAGCTTGTGGCAAACGCTGCAGAGACCACGCTGACCTTCAACTCCTCTGCCATGCCCATGCTGTGCCCCCCGCTGCCCTGGACCTCCCCCCGTTTTGGCGCCTTTGTCCTCAACGACACCAAGCTGATGCGCTTCATGGATGAGACCATCCAccaccagctgctcctggagcagtgTCCCCTCGTGAACCTCCACCCTGTGCTGGATGCCCTGAACCAACTGGGCAACTGCGCCTGGAAGATCAACCAGCCGGTGCTGGATATTATCATCTCCATCTTCAACGACAAAGGGGATGAGAAGCTGGACATTCCACCTCCCCTCTCTGAGGCTCCCAAGCCTCCCACTGCTCCCGGCCATTCCTCAACCTGGAGCAAGTCCCTCAAGCACGAGCTGTTCCTGTGCAAGAAGAAGACTGCAGAGATGCACAGCCTGCGGATGGATGCGCTCTACAAGCTCTCCATCGCCAACTACGTCAGGGACAAGGTGTTTTGGTTCCCTCACAACATGGACTTCCGTGGCAGGACTTACCCATGCCCGCCCTATTTCAACCACCTGGGGAACGATGTCACCCGGGCCATCCTGCTGTTCGCAGAGGGAAGGCCACTGGGGCCCAGGGGACTTGACTGGCTGAAGATCCACCTCATCAACCTGACGGGGCTGAAGAAGAAGAACGCCTTGCAGGAGCGGCTGGAGTATGCCAATGAAATCATGGAGGACATCCTGGACTCAGCTGACCACCCACTCACG GGCAGGAAGTGGTGGATGGACACCGATGAGCCCTGGCAAACCTTGGCATGCTGTATGGAAATCGCCAAAGCCTCGAGGTCCCCAGATCCAGCAGCCTACGTCTCTCACTTCCCGGTTCACCAG GATGGCTCCTGCAATGGGCTGCAGCACTATGCAGCGCTTGGCCGGGACCTCAGCGGCGCTGCCTCCGTCAACCTGGTACCCTGTGGGCTCCCTCAGGATGTCTACAGTGCAGTGGCCCAGCAA GTGGAGGAGTTTCGGAAGAAGGATGCTGAGCGGGGGCTGAAGATCGcccaggtgctgcagggctTCATCAGCCGCAAGGTGGTGAAGCAGACGGTGATGACGGTGGTGTATGGGGTCACTCGCTACGGCGGCCGCCTGCAGATAGAGAAACGCCTCAAGGAGATCGAGGAGTTCCCCGAG GAGTACTTGTGGGAAGCATCTCATTACCTGGTGAAGCAGGTGTTCAACAGCATCAAGGAGATGTTCTCAGCGACTCGAAATATCCAG AACTGGCTGACAGAGAGCGCCAAGCTCATCGCCCAGTCGGGCCGGACGGTGGAGTGGGTCACACCGCTGGGGCTCCCCATCATACAGCCCTACTATCGCTCCAGGTCCACTGTG CTGAATTGTGGCATGCAGCGCTTGAGTGTGAAAAACTCCAACAGCAGCCA GAAACCTGACACTGTGAAGCAGAAGAACGCCTTTCCCCCCAACTTCATCCACTCTCTGGACTCCACACACATGATGCTCACAGCACTGCACTGCCTCAG GAAGGGCCTGACCTTCGTCTCAGTCCACGATTGCTACTGGACTCACGCGCTCACCGTGGATGTCATGAACCAG GTCTGTCGGCAGCAGTTCGTGGCTCTGCACAGCGAGAAGATTCTGCAGGATCTGTCTCAGTTCATGCTGGAGAAGTACTGCAG TTcatccagctccagcacagagcccatAGCCCATTGGCAGAAGAGACTGATGGAGCAGCTGTCAAATGTCCCCAGGACAG GTGAATTCAACCTGAAACAGGTTATGGATTCCACCTATTTCTtcagctga
- the FGF22 gene encoding fibroblast growth factor 22: MAHRPSPAARPPPAAMRRGGPAAIAACLAGALAVLAGPGPGPGSATGTGRRPPRSYGHLEGDVRWRRLFSATRFFLRIDGGGGVEGTRWRERPGSIVEIRSVRVGVVAIRAVHTGFYLAMNKRGRLYGSKEFSPNCKFTERIEENGYNTYASLHWRHRGRPMFLSLNSKGRPRQGGKTRRQHLSTHFLPMLVS, translated from the exons ATGGCCCATCGCCCGtcgcccgccgcccgcccgccgcccgccgccatGAGGCGCGGGGGCCCCGCCGCCATCGCCGCCTGCCTCGCCGGGGCACTCGCCGtgctggcggggccggggccggggccgggcagtGCCACCGGGACCGGCCGGCGGCCCCCCCGCAGCTACGGGCATCTGGAGGGCGACGTGCGCTGGCGGCGGCTCTTCTCCGCCACCCGCTTCTTCCTGCGCAtcgacggcggcggcggcgtggAGGGAACGCGCTGGAGGGAGCGGCCGGGCA GCATCGTCGAGATCCGATCAGTGCGTGTCGGCGTCGTGGCCATCCGGGCAGTGCACACCGGCTTCTACCTGGCCATGAACAAGCGGGGGAGGCTCTACGGGTCG AAGGAGTTCAGCCCCAACTGCAAGTTCACGGAGCGCATCGAAGAGAACGGCTACAACACCTACGCGTCGCTGCACTGGCGGCACCGCGGCCGCCCCATGTTCCTCTCGCTCAATAGCAAGGGCAGGCCACGGCAAGGGGGCAAGACACGCCGGCAGCACCTCTCCACACACTTCCTCCCCATGCTCGTCAGCTGA
- the RNF126 gene encoding E3 ubiquitin-protein ligase RNF126 — protein MAEASPQPGRFFCHCCSAEIAPRLPDYICPRCESGFIEELPEEPRNADNETSSSTSATDQSRHPFENVDQHLFTLPQGYGQFAFGFFDDSFEFPFGSNVQPEDNRDSENRREREHQSRHRYGARQPRARLATRRASGRHEGVPTLEGIIQQLVNGIIAPTTIPNLGLGPWGVLHSNPMDYAWGANGLDAIITQLLNQFENTGPPPADKEKIQALPTIQITQEHVDSGLECPVCKEDYTVGENVRQLPCNHLFHDGCIVPWLEQHDTCPVCRKSLSGQNTATNPPGLTGMNFSSSSSSSSSSSSPSNENSSNNS, from the exons GACTACATCTGCCCACGGTGTGAGTCTGGTTTTATTGAAGAGCTTCCCGAGGAGCCGAG GAACGCTGACAATGAGACCAGCTCCTCTACATCAGCCACTGATCAGAGCAGGCATCCTTTTGAG aaTGTGGATCAGCACTTGTTCACCTTGCCCCAGGGCTACGGCCAGTTTGCTTTCGGGTTCTTTGACGACAGCTTTGAGTTTCCCTTCGGGTCCAACGTGCAGCCGGAAGACAACCGGGACTCGGAGAACCGGCGGGAGCGCGAGCACCAGTCCCGGCACCGCTACGGCGCCAGGCAGCCCCGTGCCCGCCTGGCCACGCGCCGAGCCTCGGGCAGGCACGAGGGTGTCCCCACGTTGGAAGG AATTATCCAACAGCTGGTCAATGGAATTATTGCACCGACCACAATTCCAAACCTAGGCCTGGGCCCTTG GGGAGTCCTGCACTCAAATCCGATGGACTATGCCTGGGGTGCTAACGGCCTGGATGCAATTATCACACAG TTACTGAATCAGTTTGAAAACACTGGACCGCCGCCAGCGGACAAAGAGAAGATCCAGGCCCTCCCCACCATACAGATCACACAGGAGCACGTAG ATTCCGGGTTGGAGTGCCCTGTGTGTAAGGAAGACTACACAGTCGGGGAGAACGTGCGGCAATTACCGTGCAATCACCTGTTCCACGACGGCTGCATCGTCCCATGGCTGGAGCAG CATGACACGTGTCCCGTCTGCCGGAAAAGTTTAAGTGGACAAAACACTGCCACAAACCCCCCAGGACTCACAGGGATGAACTTCtcgtcatcctcctcctcctcctcttcctccagctcACCAAGTAATGAAAACTCATCGAACAACTCATGA